CTGAAATCGACTTGCTTGGGTCCATCTCTTGTGGCAAGATTGTACCATTTCGGCAACAATAGGGGATCTGCCCATAAGTTGTGTCATTGTACTTTGTCGGAGGCAGGTCAATTATGGTGGGTGTTGTTTCACAATTTAATACTTTGGAGAAGTCCATATCCTGGTAGTATGTACCTTGTGGGCCAAATATGCATTCAGAAAAATCAACAACAGATGGATATGCTCCTTTCATTGCAAAGATAAATTCATTGTTCGTCCATTCCCAGCTCAATTTCCAGTTATCAAGACGGCCAAGAGGATTATGGTTAGCAATTGTGACCTTTGCCCAGTAATTCGACTCATATGTTTGGGTAACATCATACATTATTGTAAGGTCACCACTCTGGCGAGGCAGGAACCCATCATCCAATGTGATGTTTGATTTAAAGTTTGGATCTTGTGTGCAACAGACTGCTGTCCCATTCCCTGAGAAACCACCATTCATGCTCATGAACACATTCTATTCAAGTTCAAATCCCAATTCATcacaaaaaccaaacaaatatatcaaacataataataataaatgtgcctacaacaagaaagaaatagcTAAATAATGGATTTTAGAGGAAGAACTTTCTTTCAGGCTCCATTTCATTTTCTATCACAATCATGACTCTTTCTCTATGGTAGTTATGAACCCAACAGGTCTTTCCTCATGAAAGAGGCACGCAAAGATTTATCAGACAAGTCAACAAAATGAGGCAAACACTCTAAAATACAGTTTGTCTCGCACAAGTTTTGAAATGGTCCACTTCAAAATAGTAGGAAATGCTGACAAAGTCTTGATCCAATTCTCttaacaaaacaacacaactaACACCAATAAAGTGTTTTGCATATTACTGATGGTTTTTCTCTTTTCGTCTTTGCCCCAGTGgacaattatttagtgaaacAACCAAATCTGAGGGCACACCACCATCCTATTCTGTCGTGGACAAATGAGATGGTTCAGGTTTTAAGAACTAAAACTCGAAGTTATACTAGAAAATGTAGACCCTCCTGATCCGCTGAATATAACCCAGATCACAAATCTACTGGAAAAACCACTACTACAGTCTACATCTCAAAACAATCTAATCTCCCATATAACATAATAtccaacaaaattcaaaaaaacaaaaaacaaaaacaaaaacgaagaGCATCACCAAATATCCATTTCAAAAATCCACGAAAcgaaatcaaaacaaagaaaatcttACCTGAAGCAGTTAATTTATCGCAAATCCACCCATCATTGACCAGCGAGATGTTCGTTGGCAACGGAACTTCAGGGGGAGCCACACCGAACTGTGTCCCCACCAGGTTGACCTGGACCTGCATCTGGGTCAGGTCTCCGGCAGTCTCCACTGCTGTCTTGAGGTCCGTCACAGGGGACCCGGCGAAAATCGTGCCGTTCCCCACTCCGGCCGGCAGTTTGGTCCCGTCAGCAAGCACGGCGTTGGGCGCCGAGACCAAGTACTCGTCGTGCTGAAACCCCACGAAGACCATCCACGACTTGAGCTCCACAAGGCCGTTGTTGAGCACCGTGAGGACGGACTCGAACCGGTACGGTTGGTGAGTCGGGTCGGACTTCAGAGTGGGCGTGAGCTCCTTTCCGCCCGTGTAGGCGTATGACACGTATATCCCGTTGCAAGTGGCGTTTCCCGCCGTAGCAGATGACGGCGGCGACTGAGAGATCGAGAAGGGCAAAATAGTAAAAATGACGAAAACGGCGACGCAGTGGGGGTGGAAATGGAAGAAGGCCATGGTTTTGGGTCTGGGATTTTGAACTCGTTTGAATGGAACAAAGCAGAGAGAGACGGAGATGTAGAGAGAATTGAGAGGCGCTTTTGGAGAAATAGAGAGCGGAAACGCGTACAGCTTTGAGGGAGCTGGTGATTTGAAagagtgtttctttttcttttttatttccagatttgtttatttgattttggaaaatattatattatattattgtgCCGTCTTGGAGTCGTTCAACGGAGTTTGGTTTTGGTTGTAAGAAAGCTTCaaagaaaatggttaaaacGAGACGGCGATgtgaagagaaaaaacaaatggtTAATGGTTTGAATGTGAAACGGCGTTGTCAAGAATAGttccttttctttaatttgaatttgtagAAGCGTCCCGTTGGCTTCCCGGAGGTGCTTTTCCTGGGGGATACCGGATACAGTCAAACACAACGCATGTTGTGTTTTTGGGCCTTCTAATCATGTCATGCCACGTGGatattttgacttaaaaaaaaaagaactacaCTTGTCCCTCAATTTATCACATCATCCACaatgtttttccttttaatctttcaatttagtaaACGAAAAATGTTTAGAAACAAcacttttaacattatttttagttaatatagCCTAATGATTTACCATTAGGGTTGCAAATGTCCTTATTTGcctccaaaaaacaaaaatatcattaaaaattcaaaaaataaatgtaaaatcagaCCAAGTGATTTTATTGAGTTGCAAATAGCTCTCTAATGTATAAAAAGGGACTAGAAACTTCCTAGGGTAAGCAAAACACATAAATAGGCACATAGACGTGGATTCAATTAGCAAATTGGATGCAATCTACTAATGTGTCATgtcaacaacaataatattgtAACACGTGTCTtttagtgtgtatatatatatatatatatatatatatatatataacaaatggaaaaagta
Above is a genomic segment from Corylus avellana chromosome ca9, CavTom2PMs-1.0 containing:
- the LOC132162548 gene encoding COBRA-like protein 7 yields the protein MAFFHFHPHCVAVFVIFTILPFSISQSPPSSATAGNATCNGIYVSYAYTGGKELTPTLKSDPTHQPYRFESVLTVLNNGLVELKSWMVFVGFQHDEYLVSAPNAVLADGTKLPAGVGNGTIFAGSPVTDLKTAVETAGDLTQMQVQVNLVGTQFGVAPPEVPLPTNISLVNDGWICDKLTASGNGTAVCCTQDPNFKSNITLDDGFLPRQSGDLTIMYDVTQTYESNYWAKVTIANHNPLGRLDNWKLSWEWTNNEFIFAMKGAYPSVVDFSECIFGPQGTYYQDMDFSKVLNCETTPTIIDLPPTKYNDTTYGQIPYCCRNGTILPQEMDPSKSISAFLIQVYKMPPDLNRSLLTPPVNWKINGTLNPNYQCGQPVRVSPSEFSDPSGLPSNTTAIASWQVVCNITHPKGESPKCCVSFSAYYNESVIPCKTCACGCPSNTAQTCSTTDPAMLLPSNALLVPFENRTSLATAWAQLKHLPVPNPMPCGDNCGVSINWHLYTDYSNGWSARVTIFNWDETSFADWFAAVQLDKATPGFQAMYSLNGTTLALNGVNNTVFMQGLTGINYLVAETDGADPKKDPRVPGKQQSVISFTKKLTPGINVPNRDGFPTKVYFNGEECSLPSVIPSGGGRKGPAMVLWILAVIVFMLVQQ